The Pseudanabaena galeata CCNP1313 genome includes a region encoding these proteins:
- a CDS encoding cryptochrome/photolyase family protein produces MPKIASNSGKAIAQNPIALVWHRRDLRIDDNPALSEAIAQVGDRGIVLGVFIFDPDILDDGVTEGSKVGFMLGCLRELQANYRRLGSDLLFMHGQPVNSICELAKAVKASHVFFNQDVEPFAIKRDRAATQALQELGIKVQSFIDIGLIAPDAIATQAGEPYKVYTPFWRNWQAKPKPKAFDAPQQLTGLASYENLPVISLPSLRELKFINDITLPKAGEAAAIELLEAFCDGNGILRYQTERDFPAHAGTSTLSPHLRFGTVGIRRVWEKAIASEQLVRSEEDSTGITTWKQELAWREFYQHVLFYFPELETGAYRPQMRNFPWDDDEEKFVAWCEGRTGYPIVDAAMRQLNQTGWMHNRCRMIVASFLTKDLIINWQWGERYFMQKLLDGDLAANNGGWQWSASSGMDPKPLRIFNPASQARKYDPEGEYILRWLPELQGLTTAELLSGNIPPHQCKKRDYPLPIVDHSVQQQKFKQIYKDCKIT; encoded by the coding sequence ATGCCTAAAATAGCCAGTAATTCGGGTAAAGCAATCGCCCAAAACCCGATCGCTTTAGTCTGGCATCGCCGCGACTTACGTATTGATGACAATCCTGCGCTGAGTGAGGCGATCGCACAAGTAGGCGATCGGGGGATTGTGCTGGGGGTATTTATTTTTGACCCTGATATTCTTGATGATGGAGTGACGGAGGGAAGCAAGGTTGGCTTTATGCTGGGTTGTTTGCGGGAGTTGCAAGCTAACTATCGGCGGTTGGGTAGTGATTTGTTATTCATGCATGGTCAACCTGTTAATTCGATTTGTGAACTAGCCAAGGCAGTTAAGGCGAGTCATGTCTTTTTTAATCAGGATGTTGAACCCTTTGCAATTAAACGCGATCGCGCCGCAACTCAAGCTTTACAAGAATTAGGAATTAAAGTTCAGAGTTTTATAGATATTGGTTTGATTGCTCCCGATGCGATCGCCACGCAAGCGGGTGAACCCTACAAGGTTTACACTCCTTTTTGGCGCAATTGGCAAGCTAAACCAAAGCCTAAAGCCTTTGATGCACCTCAGCAATTAACGGGTTTAGCGAGTTATGAGAATTTACCTGTAATTTCTTTACCAAGTTTGCGCGAACTCAAATTTATCAATGACATCACTTTGCCGAAAGCTGGTGAAGCCGCAGCTATAGAGCTTTTAGAAGCTTTTTGTGATGGCAATGGGATCTTGCGCTATCAAACTGAACGGGATTTTCCTGCCCATGCGGGTACATCGACCCTTAGCCCACATTTGCGGTTTGGGACTGTCGGGATTAGAAGAGTTTGGGAAAAGGCGATCGCCTCTGAGCAACTTGTCCGTAGCGAAGAAGATTCCACAGGGATTACTACATGGAAACAGGAATTAGCATGGCGCGAATTCTATCAGCATGTGCTGTTTTACTTCCCTGAACTCGAAACGGGTGCATATCGTCCGCAGATGCGAAATTTCCCTTGGGATGATGACGAGGAGAAATTTGTGGCTTGGTGTGAGGGGCGCACAGGCTATCCAATTGTCGATGCGGCGATGCGTCAGCTTAATCAAACAGGCTGGATGCATAACCGTTGTCGGATGATCGTTGCTAGCTTCCTAACCAAAGATTTGATTATCAATTGGCAATGGGGCGAACGCTATTTTATGCAGAAATTACTAGATGGCGATCTGGCGGCAAATAATGGCGGTTGGCAATGGAGTGCCTCTAGTGGCATGGACCCAAAACCTTTGCGGATTTTTAATCCTGCCTCGCAAGCACGCAAATACGATCCTGAAGGGGAATATATTTTGCGTTGGTTACCTGAATTACAGGGATTAACGACTGCCGAGCTATTGAGTGGCAATATTCCGCCGCATCAGTGTAAAAAACGCGATTACCCTCTGCCAATTGTTGATCACAGTGTTCAGCAACAAAAATTTAAGCAGATTTATAAAGATTGTAAAATTACTTAA
- a CDS encoding cation-translocating P-type ATPase: protein MTFSQLENLSEQQWHQISIEDVAKYLKTDLNAGLPAADVSQRQEAYGFNELKGKKGKSAIARFLMEFNQPLIYILLFAGVITLLLKDWVDAGVILGVTVINAVIGFIQESKAEDAIAALAKSVSTEATVIRDGQKVQINSRELVIGDLVLLSSGDKVPADLRLVTLRDLQVSEAALTGESVPVQKNIETLAPETVLADRLNMVYATGLVTFGQAKGIVVAIANETETGRISQLIEQSTNLETPLTRKIKQFSKKLLYVILGLSAFAFVVVIGKGGTWTEGFKGAVALAVSAIPEGLPAVVTVTLAIGVGQMANRHAIIRKLPAVETLGSTTVICSDKTGTLTENQMTVQGIYAGEVSYVVTGVGYQAEGVILENDQPVEVSQISAQIPALQDCLQCGLLCNDSHLQEQDGQLTVVGDPTEAALIVSANKAGLTLPDLEQTQPRLDTIPFESQFQYMATLHQHREIANFHTIYVKGSAEAILKRASYQVDRHGEHIDLKRSQIEQVVDQMASQGLRVLAFAKKEIAEQIQGINHDDIDNDLGFLGLQGMIDPPRTEAIAAVRACQSAGIQVKMITGDHALTAAAIAKQMGLSQDQQALVFTGKQLGEMDEQALANAVEASNVFARVAPEQKLRLVEALQAKGEIVAMTGDGVNDAPALKQADIGIAMGITGTEVAKEAADMVLTDDNFASIEAAIEEGRTVYSNLIKTIGFILPVNGGEALTILGGILAAANLPILPVQILWVNMVSSVALSATLAFEPKVKGIMKRSPIRPDQPLLTGQLLWRILIISIFNLIAVFGMFEWIWQTTENINLARTMAVQTLVASESFYLLSISQAVPSLLTYLKDRTSPVTYIPAIGIVCVFILQIFFSQIAFINPLFDTQALSFIQALICIGVGASVVVPALLLNRVAPLR, encoded by the coding sequence ATGACATTTTCCCAACTTGAGAACTTATCAGAACAGCAGTGGCATCAAATTTCTATAGAGGATGTTGCTAAATATCTGAAAACAGATTTGAATGCGGGATTGCCAGCCGCAGATGTGTCTCAACGTCAGGAAGCCTATGGATTTAATGAACTCAAGGGCAAAAAAGGTAAAAGTGCGATCGCCCGTTTTTTGATGGAATTTAATCAACCTCTGATTTATATTCTACTATTTGCGGGGGTGATCACCTTGCTGCTCAAGGATTGGGTCGATGCAGGGGTGATCTTGGGGGTGACGGTGATTAATGCCGTAATTGGATTTATCCAAGAGTCCAAGGCTGAAGATGCGATCGCGGCGCTCGCCAAATCCGTCTCCACTGAAGCCACCGTAATTCGTGATGGACAAAAAGTGCAGATTAATTCCCGCGAATTGGTGATTGGCGATCTTGTATTGCTGTCATCGGGGGATAAAGTGCCTGCGGATTTGCGCTTGGTGACATTGCGCGACTTACAGGTAAGTGAAGCCGCATTAACAGGGGAATCGGTTCCTGTGCAGAAAAATATTGAAACTCTTGCCCCTGAGACAGTTTTAGCCGATCGCTTAAATATGGTTTATGCCACTGGTTTGGTTACTTTTGGGCAGGCTAAAGGGATCGTCGTCGCGATCGCTAATGAAACAGAAACGGGACGTATTTCACAACTGATCGAGCAAAGTACCAATCTCGAAACGCCGCTTACGCGCAAAATCAAGCAATTTAGTAAAAAGCTGTTATACGTCATTTTAGGTTTATCAGCCTTTGCTTTTGTGGTGGTAATCGGCAAAGGTGGAACTTGGACAGAAGGATTTAAAGGTGCTGTAGCTCTGGCTGTGAGCGCAATCCCTGAAGGGCTACCCGCCGTTGTCACCGTTACCCTCGCGATCGGTGTGGGACAGATGGCAAATCGTCATGCCATTATCCGCAAACTCCCTGCCGTGGAAACCCTTGGCAGTACCACCGTGATTTGTTCTGACAAAACAGGCACACTTACCGAAAACCAGATGACAGTGCAGGGAATCTACGCTGGTGAAGTTTCCTATGTTGTTACAGGTGTGGGCTATCAAGCGGAAGGCGTAATTTTAGAAAATGATCAGCCCGTGGAAGTTAGCCAAATTTCTGCCCAAATTCCTGCATTACAGGATTGCTTGCAATGTGGACTATTGTGCAATGACTCCCATTTGCAAGAACAGGATGGACAATTAACGGTGGTGGGCGATCCCACTGAGGCGGCTCTGATTGTTTCGGCAAATAAGGCGGGCTTAACGTTACCAGACCTAGAGCAAACTCAACCCCGTCTAGATACGATCCCCTTTGAGTCGCAGTTTCAATATATGGCGACCTTACATCAACACCGAGAAATTGCTAATTTCCATACGATTTATGTCAAAGGTTCGGCGGAGGCGATCTTGAAAAGAGCTTCCTATCAAGTCGATCGCCATGGTGAACATATTGATTTAAAGCGATCGCAAATTGAACAAGTTGTTGACCAAATGGCATCCCAAGGCTTGCGGGTACTTGCCTTTGCCAAAAAAGAAATTGCCGAACAAATACAAGGAATTAATCACGATGATATCGATAATGATCTAGGTTTCTTAGGACTTCAGGGGATGATCGATCCTCCTCGTACTGAGGCGATCGCTGCCGTGCGAGCCTGTCAGTCCGCAGGAATCCAAGTAAAAATGATCACAGGCGATCATGCTCTCACCGCCGCCGCGATCGCTAAGCAAATGGGACTCAGCCAAGATCAACAAGCGTTAGTATTCACTGGTAAACAACTGGGGGAAATGGATGAACAAGCTTTAGCGAATGCAGTCGAGGCTAGTAACGTATTTGCAAGAGTTGCCCCCGAACAAAAACTACGCCTAGTCGAAGCCTTACAAGCTAAAGGGGAAATCGTCGCTATGACAGGTGATGGTGTAAATGATGCGCCTGCGTTGAAACAAGCAGACATCGGTATTGCCATGGGCATCACTGGTACAGAAGTCGCCAAGGAAGCCGCCGATATGGTTTTGACCGATGATAATTTTGCCTCAATTGAAGCTGCTATCGAAGAAGGGCGAACCGTTTACAGCAACTTGATTAAAACCATTGGCTTTATCTTGCCCGTCAATGGCGGCGAGGCGCTCACGATTTTAGGTGGCATTCTGGCTGCGGCGAATTTGCCAATCCTACCAGTACAGATTCTGTGGGTGAATATGGTCAGTTCCGTGGCTCTCAGTGCCACCCTAGCCTTTGAGCCAAAGGTTAAAGGCATCATGAAGCGATCGCCGATCCGACCTGATCAACCATTACTCACGGGGCAATTACTATGGCGCATCCTGATCATTTCCATCTTTAATCTGATTGCTGTATTTGGCATGTTTGAATGGATTTGGCAAACCACAGAGAATATCAATCTGGCGCGAACGATGGCAGTACAGACCCTCGTTGCATCAGAAAGTTTCTATCTGCTCAGCATCAGCCAAGCTGTGCCATCTCTATTGACTTACCTGAAAGATCGGACTAGCCCTGTCACCTATATTCCTGCGATCGGTATTGTTTGTGTGTTTATCTTGCAAATTTTCTTTAGCCAAATCGCATTTATTAATCCCTTATTTGACACTCAGGCTCTCAGTTTCATCCAAGCATTGATCTGCATCGGTGTAGGGGCTTCTGTGGTTGTCCCTGCTTTATTGCTCAATCGAGTTGCACCCCTCAGATAA
- a CDS encoding Uma2 family endonuclease, whose amino-acid sequence MPVKIAIAQIQLDQGQRVTLEDINWQEFEDILEDLGEHRHSLIAYYKGVLEIRMPLAGHERIKVLIGDFLKIILDELGLEWESLGSTTFKSKKMQAGIEPDDCFYIQNYQAMIGKQRLDLDIDPVPDLAIEVDLTSITQISAYEALAVPEIWRYKNGKLEISLFEDGKYLNSSVSKAFPSVLVIEGISLFLEKSKELPMSVLRREFRLWLQTLFITKQ is encoded by the coding sequence ATGCCAGTCAAAATCGCGATCGCGCAAATTCAGCTAGATCAAGGGCAAAGAGTCACCCTCGAAGATATTAACTGGCAAGAATTTGAAGACATTCTCGAAGATTTAGGCGAGCATCGTCATTCGCTAATTGCTTATTACAAAGGAGTATTGGAAATTCGGATGCCACTAGCAGGACATGAACGAATAAAAGTCTTAATCGGAGATTTCCTCAAAATTATTTTGGATGAATTGGGCTTGGAGTGGGAATCACTGGGATCGACGACTTTTAAAAGTAAAAAAATGCAAGCGGGGATCGAGCCTGACGACTGCTTTTATATTCAAAACTACCAAGCGATGATTGGGAAACAAAGACTTGATCTAGATATTGATCCTGTACCTGACTTAGCGATCGAGGTGGACTTAACTTCAATTACCCAGATCAGCGCCTATGAAGCTTTGGCTGTACCTGAAATCTGGCGATATAAAAATGGGAAACTAGAGATTAGCCTATTTGAAGATGGCAAATACCTTAACTCCTCTGTTAGTAAAGCTTTCCCATCAGTGCTAGTCATAGAAGGAATTTCTCTATTTTTAGAAAAAAGTAAGGAGCTGCCGATGAGTGTATTGCGGCGCGAGTTTCGGCTATGGCTACAAACATTATTCATAACTAAGCAATAA
- a CDS encoding SRPBCC family protein, whose amino-acid sequence MQSHQKLGQKLGKKIVTTLSAGSAMLMAIAIACCTPTLPARAALFDGPVDRLPSIQRDSLRKGQTVVTGSNGKYVARVLITASTDAVWRVLTDYANLYRFIPNMTSSKILENRGNRKVIEQVDSRQVFLVSIVSRTKLAIQETERKQIDFRLVDGDLAKMEGYWKIEPVSTVPRRPPTQILITYTVNAQPKGGTPTDAFYSIFKEALDDTLQAIKQEVASRNR is encoded by the coding sequence ATGCAGTCTCATCAAAAACTAGGTCAGAAATTAGGCAAAAAAATCGTGACAACACTTTCCGCAGGATCAGCGATGTTGATGGCGATCGCGATCGCTTGCTGCACCCCAACGCTCCCTGCCAGAGCCGCCCTATTTGATGGACCAGTTGATCGCTTGCCTTCAATCCAGCGTGATTCTCTTCGCAAGGGGCAAACTGTAGTCACAGGCAGTAACGGTAAATATGTAGCGCGTGTATTAATCACCGCCTCAACTGATGCAGTTTGGCGAGTTTTGACCGACTATGCTAATCTCTACAGGTTTATTCCCAACATGACTTCTAGCAAGATCCTTGAAAATCGTGGTAATCGTAAGGTGATCGAGCAGGTAGATTCGCGTCAAGTCTTCTTAGTTTCGATTGTCTCGCGCACTAAACTTGCCATTCAGGAAACTGAGCGCAAACAAATTGATTTTCGACTTGTTGATGGGGATCTTGCCAAAATGGAAGGATATTGGAAAATAGAACCTGTCTCTACCGTGCCACGTCGTCCACCTACTCAAATTCTAATTACTTACACTGTTAATGCTCAGCCCAAGGGTGGTACACCTACTGACGCTTTTTATAGCATTTTCAAAGAAGCGTTAGATGACACCTTGCAAGCCATTAAGCAAGAAGTCGCAAGTAGAAATAGATAA
- a CDS encoding phosphoribosylanthranilate isomerase has translation MYIKICGITKLDQAQAIAQMGVNALGFICVRASPRYISATAIAQITSSLLAAHSEIGEDSPKFAELDLIGVFLNASFSEICETVTQAGLNAVQLHGDESPEFCDQLRSHLSAINPKIKLIKALRVKDQAGLEQAHLFSNVVDAILLDAYDPHMAGGTGKTLDWKILRDFRPNCDWWLAGGLSPENVAEAIALVNPNGLDVSSGVERAAGDKDVTKVEQFVQLCNSCRYRALGL, from the coding sequence ATGTATATCAAAATTTGTGGGATTACGAAACTCGATCAAGCACAAGCGATCGCTCAAATGGGTGTAAATGCACTGGGATTTATTTGTGTAAGAGCTTCACCACGATATATCAGTGCAACTGCAATTGCTCAAATCACCTCTAGTCTACTCGCTGCTCATTCGGAGATTGGGGAGGATAGCCCCAAATTTGCCGAGCTAGATTTGATTGGTGTATTTCTCAATGCAAGTTTTAGTGAAATTTGTGAAACCGTTACGCAAGCTGGACTGAATGCTGTGCAGCTACATGGAGATGAATCTCCAGAATTTTGTGATCAGTTGCGATCGCATCTCAGCGCTATTAATCCAAAAATCAAGCTGATTAAAGCATTGCGCGTCAAGGATCAAGCTGGTTTAGAGCAAGCACATCTTTTTAGTAATGTTGTGGATGCAATTTTACTTGATGCTTATGATCCACATATGGCAGGAGGTACAGGCAAAACTCTGGATTGGAAGATTTTGCGCGATTTTCGCCCCAACTGCGACTGGTGGTTAGCGGGAGGCTTATCTCCTGAAAATGTTGCCGAGGCGATCGCTTTGGTAAATCCGAATGGTCTAGATGTATCCAGTGGGGTCGAACGTGCTGCTGGGGATAAAGATGTAACTAAAGTCGAACAGTTTGTTCAACTTTGCAACTCTTGTCGTTACCGCGCTTTGGGTTTGTAA
- a CDS encoding glycogen/starch/alpha-glucan phosphorylase translates to MQTNVANQTSNITVEDDRTGLSIETLKRAFADNLFYIQGKLAILANFTDYYMALSYTTRDRLLQRWLQTLKVYHEQDIKTVYYLSAEFLMGRHLGNSLINLDLYESIEQAVKESGLDLTEVLEQEPDPGLGNGGLGRLAACFLDSLATLEIPAMGYGIRYEFGIFNQSIQHGWQVEIPDKWLKCGNPWEVVRYESTVQVKFGGHTEVYNDDRGRPHTRWIPSFTVEGIPHDTPVPGYQTNTVNTLRLWKAEAGEDFNFQAFNSGDYDGAVATKIKSETISKVLYPNDNTPQGRQLRLEQQFFFVSCSLQDIIRRHLKKYGRLDNLADHAAVQLNDTHPAISIAEMMRLLVDDHHMFWDEAWRITQSTFAYTNHTLMPEALEKWGVPLFESLLPRHLEIIYEINHRFLQDVQTWFPDDDELLLRLSIIEEGGGKKVRMANLATVGSHAVNGVAALHTELLKQDVLKDFYKLWPEKFNNKTNGVTPRRWVLLANPTFSELITEKIGGTWLKHLDELRKLETFIDDKDFRDRWRQVKQANKQKLADYIMAHNCVEVDVNSIFDIQVKRIHEYKRQHLDLLHIIGLYLRIKQNPNIKMTPRTFVFGGKAAPGYFMAKLIIKAINAVADVVNRDPDVHGRIKVVFLANFSASLGQLIYPAADLSEQISTAGKEASGTGNMKFTMNGALTIGTLDGANIEIREEVGEDNFFLFGLTAAEVEKMKYEGYNPRDYYESNEELRNVLDRLAMGYFSPGEKDLFKPLVDSLLHHDEYMLLADYQAYSDCQAKVSEAYKDVEHWTTMSILNVARSGKFSSDRTIKEYCDEIWKVKPVKVELEPYDPARATLNVGG, encoded by the coding sequence ATGCAAACAAATGTTGCTAATCAAACCAGCAATATTACGGTAGAAGACGATCGCACAGGTCTAAGTATCGAAACCCTTAAGCGAGCCTTTGCCGACAACCTGTTCTACATACAAGGCAAACTAGCGATTCTCGCCAACTTCACTGATTACTACATGGCGTTGTCGTACACCACCCGCGATCGCCTATTGCAACGTTGGCTACAAACACTCAAGGTCTACCACGAACAAGACATCAAGACCGTTTACTACCTATCAGCCGAGTTTTTGATGGGGCGACATCTTGGTAATAGCCTGATCAACCTTGATTTGTACGAATCGATCGAACAAGCCGTCAAAGAATCTGGACTAGACCTAACCGAAGTACTAGAGCAAGAACCCGATCCCGGACTTGGTAACGGTGGTCTCGGTCGTCTAGCGGCTTGCTTCCTTGATTCCCTTGCCACCTTAGAAATTCCTGCTATGGGCTATGGCATTCGCTACGAATTTGGGATTTTCAATCAATCAATTCAACATGGCTGGCAGGTAGAAATCCCTGACAAATGGCTAAAGTGTGGCAACCCTTGGGAAGTCGTGCGCTACGAATCCACGGTACAAGTTAAATTTGGCGGACATACTGAAGTCTACAACGATGATCGCGGTCGTCCTCATACTCGTTGGATTCCTAGTTTCACCGTTGAAGGTATTCCCCACGATACTCCCGTCCCTGGCTATCAAACTAATACCGTCAATACTCTGCGTCTGTGGAAAGCCGAAGCAGGGGAAGACTTTAACTTCCAAGCCTTTAACTCTGGCGACTATGATGGCGCAGTAGCAACTAAGATCAAATCAGAGACTATCTCCAAAGTTCTGTATCCCAACGACAACACCCCCCAAGGTCGTCAGTTGCGTCTAGAGCAGCAGTTCTTCTTCGTTTCTTGTTCACTCCAAGACATCATTCGTCGTCATCTAAAAAAATATGGTCGTCTAGATAACCTCGCTGATCATGCTGCGGTTCAGCTAAATGACACCCACCCTGCCATCAGCATTGCCGAAATGATGCGTTTGTTGGTGGATGATCATCATATGTTCTGGGATGAGGCTTGGCGGATTACCCAAAGCACCTTTGCTTACACCAATCACACCCTTATGCCTGAAGCACTCGAAAAATGGGGTGTGCCTCTATTTGAAAGCTTGTTGCCTCGTCATTTGGAAATCATCTACGAAATCAATCACCGTTTCTTGCAAGATGTGCAAACTTGGTTCCCTGATGATGATGAGTTACTATTGCGCCTATCGATCATTGAAGAAGGTGGCGGAAAGAAAGTACGGATGGCAAATCTTGCAACTGTAGGCAGTCACGCGGTCAATGGGGTCGCTGCTCTGCACACCGAACTCCTAAAACAAGATGTCTTGAAAGATTTCTATAAACTTTGGCCAGAGAAATTTAACAACAAAACTAATGGTGTCACCCCACGCCGTTGGGTATTGTTAGCGAATCCAACCTTCTCAGAATTGATTACCGAAAAAATCGGTGGTACTTGGCTAAAACATCTTGATGAACTTCGCAAACTCGAAACCTTTATTGACGACAAAGATTTTCGCGATCGCTGGCGGCAAGTCAAGCAAGCCAACAAGCAAAAGCTGGCTGATTACATCATGGCTCACAATTGTGTAGAAGTTGATGTAAACTCGATTTTTGATATCCAAGTGAAGCGCATCCATGAGTACAAACGTCAACATCTTGACCTGTTGCACATCATTGGGCTGTATCTGAGGATTAAGCAAAACCCCAACATCAAGATGACTCCCCGCACCTTTGTGTTTGGTGGCAAAGCTGCTCCTGGGTATTTCATGGCAAAGTTGATTATCAAAGCGATTAATGCTGTTGCTGATGTCGTCAATCGCGATCCTGATGTCCATGGACGGATTAAGGTTGTCTTCCTTGCTAACTTCAGTGCTTCCCTTGGGCAGTTGATTTACCCCGCCGCTGACCTGTCGGAGCAAATCTCTACCGCAGGTAAAGAAGCGTCGGGTACTGGCAACATGAAGTTCACCATGAACGGCGCGTTGACAATTGGGACTTTGGATGGAGCCAATATTGAAATCCGTGAAGAAGTTGGTGAAGATAATTTCTTCCTCTTTGGTCTGACGGCTGCGGAAGTCGAGAAGATGAAGTATGAAGGTTACAATCCTCGCGACTACTACGAGAGCAATGAAGAGCTTCGCAATGTACTCGATCGCTTAGCTATGGGGTATTTCTCCCCAGGTGAGAAGGACTTGTTCAAGCCTTTGGTTGACTCACTCTTACATCATGACGAATATATGTTGTTGGCTGATTATCAAGCCTATTCAGATTGTCAGGCTAAGGTGAGTGAAGCTTACAAAGATGTTGAACATTGGACAACGATGAGTATTCTCAATGTAGCTCGTTCTGGTAAGTTCTCTTCTGATCGGACGATCAAAGAATACTGCGATGAGATCTGGAAGGTGAAACCTGTTAAGGTGGAATTGGAACCCTATGATCCTGCAAGGGCGACTCTCAATGTTGGTGGTTAA
- a CDS encoding SpoIIE family protein phosphatase, whose translation MKLFLKTKKTTSIAWWIDNLIIAVSYFVLSALVLQLPQSQLGSPVWPPAGVTVGALLARGRSRWVGIFLGAALNSFLTSKVPFPFAIFGGLVPAIGALVSTTLVIYFNKTNDLLGYVKRFVIFALVVTFSGTLLQALLGALIVFWAGLIPWDIYWSVTWGWWVGDAIGVLLFAPLICAWWNKQSSIKSNDNPDSKFDKKELFLCLLILAIIFRLVLIENQPIEYFLLPPLLWSAFRFGAKITTLIAIVVAMAAAVSTAYKFGVFYKVSQESNSLIFLQLFMGVMLITTIAVLALVAENNRASEKLQEQVILKDKAYNQLDQVNKNLEDIIDERTKELIKANQEINSLNQRLTVENYRMSSELAVTRKLQEMILPRKKELNSIKELDIVGFMEPADEVGGDYYDVLQRNGRIKIGIGDVTGHGLESGVIMIMVQTAIRTLLINGEGNPVKFLSTVNQTIYENLQRMNCDKSLSLILMDYHDNKLYISGQHESVIVVRSNGEIEIIDTDSLGFPIGLTDEITEFIFELEIQLDLGDIVLLYTDGIPEAENQSKQHYGLKRLIQVISEAHKKPIDQIREIVINDVREFIGSHKVYDDITFMVMKRKI comes from the coding sequence ATGAAATTATTTCTAAAGACTAAAAAAACAACCAGTATTGCTTGGTGGATTGATAACTTAATTATTGCAGTAAGTTACTTTGTATTGAGTGCATTAGTTTTGCAATTACCGCAGTCACAGCTAGGTTCTCCAGTCTGGCCACCTGCTGGTGTTACCGTTGGAGCTTTATTGGCTAGGGGGCGATCGCGATGGGTAGGAATATTTTTGGGAGCAGCTTTAAATAGTTTTCTGACTTCTAAAGTACCTTTTCCTTTTGCTATTTTTGGCGGGCTTGTACCTGCGATCGGTGCGTTAGTCTCCACCACATTAGTCATATATTTCAACAAGACAAATGATTTATTAGGATACGTTAAACGTTTTGTCATATTTGCTCTTGTAGTCACTTTTAGTGGCACTCTTTTGCAAGCTTTACTAGGAGCTTTAATTGTATTTTGGGCTGGGTTAATTCCTTGGGATATATACTGGAGCGTTACTTGGGGGTGGTGGGTTGGCGATGCGATCGGTGTATTACTATTTGCGCCTCTAATTTGTGCTTGGTGGAACAAGCAATCAAGCATAAAATCCAATGATAATCCCGACAGTAAATTTGACAAAAAAGAACTATTTCTATGTTTATTGATTTTAGCGATAATCTTCCGTTTAGTACTGATAGAAAATCAACCGATTGAGTATTTTTTATTGCCGCCATTACTATGGTCGGCTTTTCGATTTGGTGCAAAAATTACAACTTTAATTGCGATAGTTGTTGCGATGGCTGCGGCTGTAAGTACTGCCTATAAATTTGGGGTTTTCTATAAGGTTTCTCAAGAGAGTAACTCTCTAATATTCTTGCAATTATTTATGGGGGTAATGCTAATTACTACAATTGCTGTCTTAGCCTTAGTTGCTGAGAATAATCGAGCCTCAGAAAAACTACAAGAACAAGTTATTCTCAAAGATAAAGCTTATAATCAGTTAGATCAAGTCAACAAGAATCTAGAAGATATAATTGATGAGCGTACCAAAGAATTAATAAAAGCTAATCAAGAAATTAATTCTCTAAATCAACGATTAACTGTAGAAAATTATCGAATGAGTTCAGAGTTAGCAGTTACTCGAAAGCTACAAGAAATGATCTTACCAAGAAAAAAAGAATTAAATAGTATTAAAGAATTAGATATTGTGGGATTTATGGAGCCTGCCGATGAAGTGGGTGGTGATTATTATGATGTTTTACAGCGCAATGGGCGAATCAAAATCGGGATTGGGGATGTTACAGGACATGGTTTAGAAAGTGGCGTAATCATGATCATGGTACAAACTGCGATCCGTACTTTACTAATTAATGGAGAAGGAAATCCTGTTAAATTTTTATCTACGGTTAATCAAACAATCTATGAAAATCTTCAACGTATGAATTGCGATAAGAGTTTAAGTCTAATTCTTATGGATTATCATGATAATAAGCTCTATATAAGTGGACAACATGAAAGTGTAATTGTAGTTCGGTCAAATGGAGAGATAGAAATTATTGACACAGACTCTCTAGGATTTCCAATTGGTTTAACTGATGAGATTACTGAATTTATATTTGAGTTGGAAATCCAATTAGATTTAGGCGATATAGTTTTGTTATATACTGATGGTATTCCTGAAGCTGAAAACCAAAGCAAACAACATTATGGGCTGAAACGGTTAATTCAAGTAATCAGTGAAGCCCATAAAAAACCTATTGATCAAATCAGAGAAATTGTAATTAACGATGTCCGTGAATTTATCGGCTCTCACAAAGTATATGATGACATTACTTTTATGGTTATGAAGCGTAAAATCTAA